A part of Aestuariirhabdus haliotis genomic DNA contains:
- the arcA gene encoding arginine deiminase translates to MSRFYVGSEIGQLHKVLLHRPELSLRRLTPTNCEDLLFDDVLRVEQAGEEHDAFAQTLRDEGVEVFLLKEVLAETLAIPEAKEWILDRQISQFRYGPALAKEVRAYYSSLDNNNLASHLIGGLTVAELNSELGSPTLQVMGQTDFIMDPIPNHLFTRDTSCWVYGGVSVNPMMKPARKRETVHMRAIYKFHPMFKDADFEIYFGDEDRNFELSTIEGGDVLVIGKGAVLIGMSERTTPQGVELLAQNLFRTGQATKVIALQLPQARSCMHLDTVMTHMDLDCFTVYPDIMRDDIAAWELTPGNAEGEIVFTRVKDRFTDAIARALGVPELRLVTTGGDVFEAEREQWNDANNVLTVRPGVVIGYERNVYTIKKMEEAGIKVLPIPGEDLGRGRGGARCMSCPMERDGI, encoded by the coding sequence ATGTCTCGCTTTTATGTAGGTTCTGAAATTGGTCAACTGCACAAAGTTCTGCTACATCGTCCGGAGCTTTCACTGCGTCGCTTGACCCCAACCAACTGCGAAGACCTTCTTTTTGATGACGTGCTCAGGGTAGAGCAAGCTGGCGAAGAACATGACGCCTTTGCACAAACCCTGCGCGATGAAGGTGTAGAGGTCTTTCTGCTCAAGGAAGTTCTGGCAGAAACCCTTGCAATCCCTGAAGCCAAAGAGTGGATCCTTGACCGCCAGATTTCTCAATTCCGCTACGGCCCAGCCCTGGCCAAGGAAGTACGTGCCTATTACAGCAGCCTGGACAACAACAATCTGGCTTCTCACCTCATTGGCGGCTTGACTGTTGCAGAGCTCAATTCTGAATTGGGCAGCCCAACCCTGCAGGTAATGGGACAGACTGATTTCATCATGGACCCAATCCCCAACCACCTGTTTACTCGTGACACCTCTTGCTGGGTATACGGTGGCGTCTCTGTCAACCCTATGATGAAACCTGCTCGTAAACGTGAAACTGTTCACATGCGCGCCATCTACAAGTTCCACCCAATGTTTAAAGATGCTGATTTTGAGATCTACTTCGGTGATGAAGATCGCAACTTCGAACTCTCTACCATTGAGGGCGGTGACGTACTGGTTATCGGTAAAGGTGCCGTATTGATCGGTATGTCTGAGCGTACCACTCCACAGGGTGTTGAACTGCTGGCTCAGAATCTGTTCCGCACTGGTCAGGCAACCAAGGTTATCGCCTTGCAACTGCCTCAAGCCCGCAGCTGCATGCACCTTGATACGGTGATGACCCACATGGACCTGGATTGCTTCACGGTATACCCGGACATCATGCGTGACGACATCGCCGCCTGGGAACTGACTCCTGGCAATGCTGAAGGTGAAATCGTCTTCACCCGTGTTAAAGACCGCTTCACCGACGCCATCGCTCGCGCCCTGGGTGTTCCAGAGCTACGACTGGTTACTACCGGTGGTGATGTCTTCGAAGCAGAGCGTGAGCAATGGAACGACGCCAACAACGTATTGACTGTACGTCCTGGTGTGGTTATTGGCTACGAGCGTAACGTGTATACCATCAAGAAAATGGAAGAAGCCGGCATCAAGGTACTTCCAATTCCAGGTGAAGATCTCGGTCGCGGTCGTGGCGGAGCTCGCTGCATGAGCTGCCCAATGGAACGTGATGGTATTTAA
- a CDS encoding YfcC family protein: MSKFKFPTAYTVLFVLIAVVAALTWIVPAGQYDRVMNEDLGREVPVSGTYKQVEANPQGPVDVILAPIDGLYDHNSYEANAIDVALFVLIIGGFLGVVTKTGAIDAGIERVTHKLEGRETLMIPILMALFAAGGTVYGMAEETIPFYTLLVPVMIAARFDSVTAVATILLGAGIGTLGSTINPFATVIAANAAGIPFTDGMIWRLIILLAGWAICVAFVMRYAKRVQADPSLSIVADMKESNEEHFLAHKDGAEAIELTGVRKFILVLFAATFGVMIYGVAVAGWWMAEISGLFLFSAILIGLLYRLSEEDLTSSFVDGARDLLGVALIIGIARGIVIVMDAGNMTDTVLYHAEQAVNGLSSVMFINVMYWLEVVLSFLVPSSSGLAVLTMPIMAPLADFSGVSRDLVVTAYQSASGIVNLITPTSAVVMGGLAIGRVPYDRWLKFVAPLLLILTVLITVVLSVGAMV, encoded by the coding sequence ATGAGTAAGTTTAAGTTCCCAACCGCCTATACGGTGCTGTTTGTGTTGATTGCGGTGGTTGCCGCATTAACCTGGATAGTACCCGCTGGCCAATACGATCGTGTGATGAACGAGGACCTGGGTAGGGAAGTGCCGGTATCGGGTACCTACAAGCAGGTGGAAGCTAACCCTCAGGGTCCGGTTGATGTCATTCTGGCCCCAATTGATGGTCTGTATGACCACAATAGCTACGAAGCTAATGCGATCGATGTCGCGTTGTTCGTACTGATCATTGGTGGCTTCCTGGGTGTGGTCACTAAAACCGGTGCTATCGACGCAGGTATTGAGCGGGTTACGCATAAGCTGGAAGGCCGCGAAACGTTGATGATACCTATATTAATGGCGCTGTTTGCGGCTGGGGGTACGGTATATGGTATGGCCGAAGAGACCATTCCTTTCTACACCTTATTGGTTCCAGTCATGATTGCGGCCCGTTTCGACTCCGTGACCGCGGTTGCTACTATCCTGCTTGGCGCTGGTATCGGAACCCTGGGTTCTACCATCAACCCTTTCGCTACCGTTATTGCCGCTAATGCTGCCGGTATCCCGTTCACTGACGGCATGATCTGGCGTTTGATTATCCTGCTGGCAGGTTGGGCGATCTGTGTGGCGTTTGTTATGCGCTATGCCAAGCGTGTCCAGGCTGATCCTTCTCTTTCTATTGTTGCCGATATGAAAGAGTCTAACGAAGAGCATTTTCTGGCCCATAAAGATGGCGCTGAAGCAATTGAGTTGACCGGCGTACGCAAGTTTATTCTGGTCCTGTTTGCTGCCACCTTCGGTGTCATGATTTACGGTGTAGCGGTTGCCGGTTGGTGGATGGCCGAGATCTCTGGTCTGTTCCTGTTCTCAGCTATTTTGATTGGCTTGCTGTATCGCCTGAGTGAAGAGGATTTAACCTCCAGCTTTGTCGATGGAGCCCGTGATCTGTTGGGTGTTGCTCTGATCATCGGTATTGCTCGCGGTATCGTGATCGTGATGGATGCCGGTAACATGACCGATACCGTACTTTATCATGCAGAACAAGCCGTTAATGGTCTGTCCTCTGTGATGTTCATCAATGTGATGTACTGGCTTGAGGTGGTGCTGAGTTTCCTGGTGCCTTCTTCTTCAGGTCTGGCTGTACTGACTATGCCTATTATGGCGCCATTGGCTGATTTCTCAGGTGTGAGTCGTGACCTCGTAGTTACTGCTTACCAGAGTGCCAGCGGTATCGTTAACCTGATCACTCCTACCTCTGCTGTTGTAATGGGTGGTTTGGCAATCGGTCGTGTACCTTACGATCGCTGGTTGAAGTTCGTAGCTCCTCTACTACTGATCCTCACTGTGTTGATCACTGTGGTATTGAGTGTAGGTGCGATGGTCTGA
- a CDS encoding Gfo/Idh/MocA family protein, producing MKNFALIGAAGYIAPRHMKAIKETGNNLVAAMDKNDSVGVIDSHFPDADFFVEFERFDRHVDLLKRKGTKIDYVAIASPNYLHDSHIRFALRNGAHAICEKPLVLNPWNIDGLKVVEEETGCRVFNILQLRLHPSIIALKEKVTQELKQHPNKVYDIDLTYLTSRGHWFFTSWKGDESKSGGIASNIGVHFYDMLSWIFGSVKHNEVHIKRTDTNAGYLELEHARVRWFLSVHYDYIPEMVKASGQRTYRSITVEGEDIEFSGGFTDLHTLSYQDILSGGGFGLEEARNSIEIVQTIRSAELSTDSENYHDYVAKADQQVST from the coding sequence ATGAAAAATTTTGCGTTGATTGGTGCTGCAGGTTACATCGCCCCCCGACATATGAAAGCGATCAAGGAGACCGGGAATAATCTTGTTGCCGCGATGGATAAAAATGACTCTGTTGGAGTTATCGATAGCCACTTTCCGGATGCCGACTTTTTTGTAGAGTTTGAGCGTTTTGACCGACATGTGGATCTATTGAAACGCAAGGGTACCAAAATAGATTACGTAGCCATTGCCTCCCCTAATTACCTGCACGACTCCCACATTCGCTTTGCCCTGCGTAATGGTGCCCATGCGATCTGCGAAAAACCATTGGTTCTGAACCCCTGGAATATCGATGGTCTTAAAGTAGTTGAAGAGGAAACTGGCTGTCGGGTTTTTAATATCCTTCAATTGCGCCTGCATCCCAGTATTATCGCGCTAAAAGAAAAAGTCACTCAGGAGCTTAAGCAGCACCCGAACAAGGTTTACGATATCGACCTTACCTACCTTACCAGTCGAGGTCATTGGTTCTTCACCTCCTGGAAGGGCGATGAAAGTAAATCTGGTGGTATCGCCTCAAACATCGGAGTGCACTTTTATGACATGTTGAGTTGGATTTTCGGTTCGGTAAAGCACAATGAAGTGCACATCAAGCGAACCGACACCAACGCCGGTTATCTTGAACTTGAGCATGCTCGGGTACGTTGGTTTTTGTCGGTCCATTACGATTACATTCCTGAAATGGTTAAAGCTAGTGGTCAACGCACCTATCGCTCCATCACCGTTGAGGGTGAAGATATAGAGTTTTCCGGTGGTTTTACCGATCTGCATACCTTGAGTTACCAAGATATTCTATCTGGCGGAGGTTTTGGGTTGGAAGAGGCTCGAAACAGCATCGAGATTGTGCAAACTATACGATCAGCAGAACTTTCCACTGATAGTGAAAATTATCATGATTATGTTGCTAAAGCAGATCAACAGGTGAGCACTTAA
- a CDS encoding zeta toxin family protein: protein MNVSRQLWLLAGGNGAGKSTFYRTRLEPLGIPFVNADLIARELYPDTPEIHSYEAAMVAEEKRMGLLEEGRSFCFETVFSHPSKIDFVARAKALGYQIILVFIHLESSSLNQARVSQRVEEGGHNVPTDKIQQRIPRLLANIKVAIPLCDQVRLLDNSRLDDPFRVVATLRRGCLEVERGPLIGWVEDLLVN from the coding sequence TTGAATGTTTCCAGGCAGTTGTGGCTTTTAGCGGGTGGAAACGGCGCCGGAAAGAGCACCTTTTACCGAACCCGCCTGGAGCCTCTAGGAATACCCTTTGTTAACGCAGATCTTATTGCTCGTGAGCTCTATCCTGATACCCCTGAAATTCATAGCTATGAAGCCGCAATGGTGGCGGAGGAAAAGCGTATGGGCTTGCTGGAAGAGGGGAGGAGCTTCTGTTTTGAGACCGTCTTCTCGCACCCATCTAAAATAGATTTCGTTGCCCGCGCCAAGGCGCTAGGGTATCAAATCATACTGGTTTTTATTCATTTGGAGTCTTCGTCGCTAAATCAGGCGCGTGTCTCTCAGCGCGTTGAGGAAGGCGGGCATAATGTGCCTACCGATAAAATTCAGCAAAGGATTCCCAGGTTGCTGGCCAATATCAAGGTGGCTATTCCGCTGTGTGATCAGGTGAGATTGCTGGATAACTCCAGATTGGATGATCCGTTTAGAGTTGTGGCAACGTTGCGTAGAGGGTGTCTGGAAGTTGAGCGGGGGCCTTTAATTGGTTGGGTGGAAGACCTGCTTGTTAATTAG
- the tviB gene encoding Vi polysaccharide biosynthesis UDP-N-acetylglucosamine C-6 dehydrogenase TviB, with product MGFSDSPVIAVIGLGYVGLPLAVEFGKQYRVIGFDINPVRILALEGGVDSTLEVEEGELKKANQLTYSGNEADLREANIYIITVPTPIDTHKRPDLTPLIKASELVGRVINKGDVVIYESTVYPGATEDECIPVIEEVSGLCFNEDFYAGYSPERINPGDKQHRLSTIKKVTSGSTPEVADYVDRLYGRIITAGTHKASSIKVAEAAKVIENTQRDLNIALINELAIIFNLLDIDTESVLAAAGTKWNFLPFRPGLVGGHCIGVDPYYLTHKAQSLGYYPDVILSGRRINDGMGSYVAAQLVKSMLKKKIEVDGSAVLVMGLAFKENCPDLRNTRVVDIVRELVDYNVDCDFYDPWIDPIEAVSEYNISLVEYPERNKYDAVVLAVAHDEFRTMGIKVISEFTKAKHVIYDLKYLFDASDVDARL from the coding sequence TTGGGTTTTAGTGATTCGCCAGTGATTGCAGTGATTGGGCTTGGTTATGTTGGCTTGCCATTGGCTGTAGAGTTTGGAAAGCAATATCGAGTTATTGGTTTCGATATCAATCCAGTGCGTATCTTAGCATTAGAAGGCGGTGTTGATTCCACCCTAGAAGTTGAAGAGGGGGAGTTAAAAAAGGCAAATCAGCTAACCTATAGTGGAAACGAAGCTGATTTACGTGAGGCTAACATATATATAATTACTGTCCCCACACCCATTGATACCCATAAACGCCCCGACCTTACACCATTGATCAAGGCGAGTGAGTTGGTAGGCCGGGTGATCAATAAGGGGGATGTCGTGATTTATGAGTCAACAGTATATCCTGGCGCTACCGAAGATGAATGTATTCCGGTCATTGAGGAGGTCTCTGGGCTGTGTTTCAACGAAGATTTCTATGCGGGTTATAGCCCTGAGCGCATCAATCCCGGAGATAAGCAGCATCGGCTATCGACTATTAAGAAAGTGACTTCAGGTTCAACCCCGGAAGTAGCTGATTATGTTGACCGCCTTTACGGCAGAATCATAACGGCAGGTACTCATAAGGCTTCATCGATAAAAGTAGCAGAGGCTGCCAAGGTGATAGAAAATACCCAGCGGGATCTCAATATTGCACTCATTAATGAACTGGCAATCATCTTTAATTTACTCGATATAGATACCGAGTCAGTGCTAGCTGCAGCTGGAACGAAGTGGAACTTTTTACCCTTTCGGCCGGGTCTGGTCGGAGGACATTGTATAGGCGTTGATCCCTACTATCTGACGCATAAAGCTCAATCTTTGGGCTATTACCCAGATGTGATTTTGTCTGGAAGGCGAATAAATGATGGTATGGGAAGCTATGTTGCTGCTCAGCTAGTAAAAAGTATGTTAAAGAAAAAGATTGAAGTTGACGGCTCTGCTGTTTTGGTAATGGGGCTAGCTTTTAAGGAAAACTGCCCAGATTTGAGGAATACTCGTGTCGTGGATATTGTTCGCGAGCTGGTAGATTACAATGTTGATTGCGATTTTTATGATCCGTGGATTGATCCTATTGAAGCTGTATCTGAATATAATATTTCGCTTGTTGAATATCCCGAAAGAAATAAGTATGACGCTGTTGTTCTGGCAGTTGCTCATGATGAGTTTCGTACAATGGGTATTAAAGTCATAAGTGAGTTTACCAAGGCTAAACACGTTATTTACGATTTGAAATATCTTTTTGATGCGTCGGATGTCGATGCTCGTCTATAG
- a CDS encoding acyltransferase: MTESSFVHATAEVNDNATVGEGTKIWNNVQVREGSSIGAGCILSKDVYIDTHVKIGSRCKVQNSVSVYQGVTIEDDVFVGPNVSFTNDKVPRAFNDNWSITETLIKCGASLGANSTIVCGVVIGEYAMVAAGSVVTKDVESFTLVMGNPARVVSRIDRDGKKIIEG, from the coding sequence ATGACTGAATCATCTTTTGTGCATGCTACCGCTGAAGTTAACGATAATGCGACTGTCGGTGAAGGTACAAAAATTTGGAATAACGTCCAAGTTAGAGAGGGAAGCTCTATTGGCGCAGGCTGCATTTTGTCCAAAGATGTGTACATCGATACTCACGTAAAAATAGGGAGTCGATGCAAAGTCCAAAATTCAGTCTCTGTCTATCAAGGGGTCACGATTGAGGATGATGTGTTTGTTGGGCCTAATGTATCCTTTACTAATGACAAGGTGCCAAGAGCATTTAATGATAATTGGAGTATCACCGAGACTCTAATTAAATGTGGCGCTAGTCTAGGTGCTAATTCTACAATTGTCTGTGGAGTTGTGATTGGCGAGTATGCAATGGTTGCGGCAGGTTCGGTTGTGACTAAAGATGTTGAATCATTTACGCTTGTTATGGGTAATCCCGCACGAGTGGTTTCGCGAATTGATAGAGACGGCAAAAAAATTATTGAAGGGTGA
- a CDS encoding DegT/DnrJ/EryC1/StrS family aminotransferase has product MLPLIDLKKQYQRIESRIKEEVIRVLDSGQYVMGPKVQALEERLAQYVGAKHCISCASGTDALFMSLIAKGVGKGDLIITTPFTFFATAEVIALTGAVPVFVDVEKDTFNISIESLKLAIRAIKENDSSIYPLPDKALRENAKLKGIIAVDLFGLPAEYDAINEIAELEGLFVIEDAAQSFGASYRDKKAGSLAEIACTSFFPAKPLGAYGDGGAIFCDDDELAETLRSVRVHGQGSNKYENVRLGVTGRLDAIQAAVLAVKLDIFDDEFENRQRVANYYSNGLKESGFIVPVIPGGCKSAWAQYTIIASNNDVRKQSVDRLNKAKIGNSVYYPIALHDQKAFSYLGYKSLDFPVSIFLSERVFSVPMHPYLEVAEMEQVIEVLQEGN; this is encoded by the coding sequence ATGCTTCCTCTTATTGATTTAAAAAAGCAGTATCAGCGTATTGAATCGCGTATTAAGGAAGAAGTAATACGCGTGTTGGATAGTGGTCAATATGTCATGGGACCAAAAGTTCAAGCATTGGAAGAGCGGTTGGCGCAATACGTAGGTGCAAAGCATTGCATTTCATGTGCATCAGGTACAGACGCGCTGTTTATGTCTCTCATTGCTAAAGGTGTTGGAAAAGGGGATCTAATAATAACAACACCCTTTACTTTTTTTGCTACAGCTGAAGTGATTGCCTTGACTGGGGCGGTTCCTGTTTTTGTGGATGTTGAAAAAGATACGTTTAATATTTCTATAGAATCTTTGAAGCTTGCCATTAGGGCAATAAAAGAAAATGATTCATCAATCTACCCCTTACCAGATAAGGCCTTACGCGAAAATGCCAAGTTAAAGGGGATTATTGCCGTTGACCTTTTCGGCCTTCCAGCTGAGTACGATGCAATTAATGAAATTGCTGAACTAGAAGGCTTGTTTGTTATAGAAGATGCAGCTCAGAGTTTTGGGGCTAGCTATCGGGACAAGAAGGCTGGTTCGCTGGCTGAGATTGCGTGTACTTCTTTCTTTCCTGCAAAACCGTTAGGTGCGTACGGAGATGGTGGAGCCATATTTTGTGACGATGATGAGCTTGCTGAAACCTTGCGCTCAGTTCGCGTGCATGGGCAAGGATCGAATAAATATGAAAATGTGCGCTTGGGCGTAACAGGGCGCCTGGATGCTATTCAGGCAGCCGTATTGGCTGTGAAACTGGATATATTTGACGATGAGTTTGAGAATCGACAAAGAGTCGCAAACTACTACTCTAATGGGTTGAAAGAGTCTGGGTTTATCGTGCCAGTGATTCCGGGTGGGTGTAAAAGCGCCTGGGCTCAGTATACGATTATCGCCAGTAATAATGATGTTAGGAAGCAATCAGTAGATAGGCTTAATAAAGCAAAAATAGGTAACTCGGTTTATTATCCTATTGCTTTGCATGATCAAAAAGCATTCAGTTATCTAGGATATAAATCCTTAGACTTTCCTGTTTCAATCTTTTTATCTGAGCGAGTATTTAGCGTTCCAATGCACCCGTATTTGGAAGTTGCAGAAATGGAGCAAGTTATAGAAGTGCTTCAGGAGGGCAATTAA
- the argF gene encoding ornithine carbamoyltransferase yields MAFNLRNRHFLKLEDLTPREIAFLIRLSDDLKVAKYTGNEVQRLTGKNIALIFEKTSTRTRCAFEVAAYDQGAHVTYLGPTGSQIGKKESMKDTARVLGRMYDGIEYRGFGQAVVEELAEYAGVPVWNGLTDEFHPTQILADFLTMKEHSGKELNDITFTYLGDGGNNMGDSLMIGAAKMGMDFRMAAPEECRPVPELIQIAKEIAKTTGATITLTEDVKAAVKGADFLYTDVWVSMGEPDSVWEKRIKQLKPYQVNKEAMEATGNPNVKFMHCLPAFHNRETTVGEEIFEKFGLDGLEVTDDVFESAASIVFDQAENRMHTIKAVMVATLGE; encoded by the coding sequence ATGGCTTTTAATCTTCGCAACCGCCACTTCTTGAAGCTCGAAGATCTTACTCCACGTGAGATTGCGTTCTTGATTCGTCTCTCTGACGACCTCAAGGTTGCTAAGTATACTGGCAATGAAGTCCAGCGCTTAACTGGTAAGAATATCGCCCTTATTTTCGAAAAGACCTCTACCCGTACTCGCTGCGCTTTCGAAGTTGCTGCCTACGATCAGGGCGCTCACGTTACCTATCTCGGCCCCACCGGCTCACAGATTGGTAAGAAAGAATCCATGAAAGATACCGCACGCGTTCTGGGCCGTATGTACGACGGCATCGAATACCGTGGATTTGGCCAAGCCGTTGTGGAAGAATTGGCTGAGTACGCTGGTGTACCTGTATGGAACGGTCTGACTGACGAGTTCCACCCCACCCAGATTCTGGCTGACTTCCTGACCATGAAAGAGCACAGCGGCAAGGAACTGAACGATATCACCTTTACTTACCTGGGTGATGGCGGTAACAACATGGGCGATTCCCTGATGATCGGTGCTGCCAAAATGGGTATGGATTTCCGCATGGCTGCTCCCGAAGAGTGCCGTCCGGTTCCAGAGCTGATCCAGATCGCGAAAGAGATTGCCAAAACCACTGGCGCGACCATCACTCTGACCGAAGATGTCAAGGCTGCTGTTAAGGGCGCTGACTTCCTCTACACTGATGTTTGGGTATCCATGGGCGAGCCTGATTCTGTGTGGGAAAAGCGCATCAAGCAACTTAAGCCATACCAGGTCAACAAAGAAGCGATGGAAGCCACTGGCAACCCCAACGTGAAGTTTATGCACTGCCTACCTGCGTTCCACAACCGCGAAACGACTGTTGGTGAGGAGATCTTTGAGAAGTTCGGCCTCGACGGTCTCGAAGTAACCGATGATGTCTTCGAATCTGCCGCCTCTATCGTTTTCGATCAAGCAGAAAACCGCATGCACACCATCAAGGCTGTTATGGTCGCCACTCTCGGCGAATAA
- a CDS encoding ParD-like family protein, protein MAKASSPVRLQSELMESAKLAGERLHRSTAEQIEYWASIGRSVSHLVNPDSLLDVTTGLAKLKIEPVSSPVIDPDVVFAALERDRASGVLQLGVTSSAKRYQVSSRHPGMLEQIDELGEVTVGQFDNGQFVPIKGVD, encoded by the coding sequence ATGGCTAAAGCATCTTCCCCGGTTCGCTTGCAAAGCGAATTAATGGAATCGGCAAAGCTGGCAGGTGAACGCTTGCACCGTAGTACTGCCGAACAAATTGAGTACTGGGCCAGTATCGGCCGCAGTGTCTCCCATCTCGTTAACCCAGACAGCTTGCTCGATGTAACCACGGGGCTGGCTAAGCTCAAAATTGAGCCTGTCAGTTCTCCGGTGATTGATCCGGATGTTGTGTTCGCCGCGTTGGAGCGGGACCGGGCTAGTGGTGTATTGCAATTGGGTGTGACTAGCAGTGCCAAGCGTTATCAGGTTTCAAGTAGGCACCCCGGTATGCTGGAGCAGATCGATGAGTTGGGTGAGGTAACCGTAGGCCAGTTTGATAATGGGCAGTTTGTGCCTATTAAGGGTGTCGATTGA
- a CDS encoding acyltransferase — MTVRIHPSAIVDKGARIGDNSQIWHFVHVCSGAVIGTNCSLGQNVFVGNRVVIGNNVKIQNNVSVYDNVTIEDDVFCGPSMVFTNVYNPRSAVSRKNEYRDTFIGQGATLGANCTIVCGSNIGCYAFVGAGAVINKDVPDYALMVGVPAKQIGWMSEYGERLDLPFEGRANAICPYTDAEYQLNGGQVKRIR; from the coding sequence GTGACGGTTAGAATTCATCCCAGTGCGATTGTTGATAAGGGTGCTCGTATTGGGGATAACTCTCAAATTTGGCATTTTGTGCACGTCTGTTCCGGGGCGGTAATTGGCACGAACTGTTCTCTGGGACAAAATGTTTTTGTTGGCAATCGGGTGGTCATTGGAAACAATGTCAAGATTCAAAACAACGTATCGGTTTACGATAATGTCACCATCGAAGACGATGTGTTTTGTGGTCCTAGCATGGTATTCACCAACGTGTATAACCCACGATCAGCTGTATCCCGAAAAAATGAATATCGAGATACCTTTATCGGACAAGGCGCAACCCTCGGTGCGAACTGCACAATCGTGTGCGGCTCCAACATAGGGTGTTACGCTTTCGTGGGTGCGGGTGCGGTGATCAACAAGGATGTGCCGGATTATGCTCTGATGGTTGGGGTGCCAGCGAAACAGATTGGCTGGATGAGTGAGTACGGAGAACGATTGGATCTACCTTTTGAGGGAAGAGCAAATGCAATTTGTCCGTATACAGATGCTGAATACCAACTTAATGGTGGGCAGGTAAAACGAATAAGGTAA
- the arcC gene encoding carbamate kinase: MLVVIALGGNAILQRGEPLEAENQKRNIEKAAKAIAKVAKEHTVVLTHGNGPQVGLLALQNEAYREVSNYPLDVLGAETQGMIGYEFEKALRNELPDANIAGLFTQTVVDPKDPAFADPDKFVGPVYSQEQATELARTKGYFMKADGEHFRRVVPSPMPKSIVELNSIKQLVDTGTMVICTGGGGVPVSQDDSGKWQGVEAVVDKDRASTTLAVDLKADALLVLTDVEGVAINWGQPDQKTIMTATPEQMEEHGFAAGSMGPKVEAANSFVRAGGKIGGIGSLDQALDIVNGTAGTVIRADHSGDVKYH; the protein is encoded by the coding sequence ATGTTAGTCGTCATTGCACTCGGAGGCAACGCCATCCTTCAACGGGGTGAGCCTCTGGAAGCCGAAAACCAGAAGCGTAATATCGAGAAAGCAGCCAAAGCCATCGCCAAGGTCGCTAAAGAACACACCGTAGTACTAACCCACGGCAACGGTCCCCAGGTAGGTCTATTAGCTTTGCAAAACGAAGCCTACCGTGAGGTAAGCAACTACCCTCTCGACGTCCTCGGCGCTGAAACCCAGGGTATGATCGGTTATGAATTTGAAAAGGCGCTGCGTAACGAGCTACCTGATGCCAACATCGCCGGACTATTCACTCAAACCGTGGTCGACCCGAAAGATCCTGCGTTTGCCGATCCTGATAAGTTCGTAGGCCCGGTCTATAGCCAGGAACAAGCGACTGAACTGGCCCGCACCAAAGGCTACTTCATGAAGGCCGATGGCGAGCATTTCCGCCGCGTTGTCCCTTCTCCCATGCCAAAATCCATTGTCGAGCTTAATTCCATTAAGCAGCTGGTTGATACTGGCACCATGGTTATCTGCACTGGCGGTGGTGGTGTCCCAGTATCTCAGGACGATAGCGGTAAGTGGCAAGGTGTCGAGGCCGTTGTCGATAAAGACCGCGCCTCCACCACGTTGGCAGTCGATCTGAAGGCCGACGCTCTACTGGTGTTGACCGATGTCGAAGGCGTAGCCATTAACTGGGGTCAGCCTGACCAGAAAACCATCATGACCGCGACCCCCGAGCAGATGGAAGAGCATGGCTTCGCCGCCGGTTCCATGGGACCCAAAGTGGAAGCAGCCAACTCTTTTGTTCGAGCAGGCGGTAAAATCGGGGGCATCGGTTCCCTGGATCAAGCACTTGATATCGTAAACGGCACTGCCGGGACGGTTATCCGTGCTGATCACTCTGGAGATGTAAAATACCACTAA